In Moorella sp. Hama-1, a single genomic region encodes these proteins:
- the mads4 gene encoding methylation-associated defense system protein MAD4, whose protein sequence is MTVTSTFQYDLAILVPDKNMEAAVKGILSRPRALGIRDIAFRVYTHMEHDPGCYHRGHDFLRSMVKSHHYALIVFDRMGCGREAMNRRDIEKVVENNLVSGGWDNRAAAVVIDPELEVWVWSNSPEVANTLGWPSDMPDLKDWLKTKGYWTDNSIKPSDPKLAFEQVLYQTRKPRSSAIYEQLGRRVSFQRCTDPAFGKFKRTLQRWFGR, encoded by the coding sequence GTGACAGTGACCAGTACCTTTCAATATGACCTGGCTATACTTGTACCGGATAAGAATATGGAAGCAGCGGTAAAGGGTATCTTATCTCGTCCCCGGGCTCTGGGTATTAGAGATATCGCTTTTCGGGTCTACACCCATATGGAACATGATCCTGGATGCTATCACCGTGGCCATGATTTCCTGAGGTCCATGGTGAAAAGCCATCACTATGCTCTCATAGTTTTTGACAGGATGGGTTGCGGCCGGGAGGCTATGAATCGAAGGGACATCGAGAAAGTAGTCGAAAACAATTTGGTCAGCGGTGGATGGGATAATCGTGCAGCAGCGGTTGTTATTGATCCAGAACTGGAAGTTTGGGTCTGGAGCAACTCACCGGAAGTGGCAAACACCCTTGGCTGGCCTTCGGATATGCCAGATCTGAAGGACTGGCTAAAGACCAAAGGATATTGGACAGATAATAGTATTAAGCCTTCTGACCCGAAACTTGCTTTTGAACAGGTCCTATATCAGACTAGAAAACCGCGCTCGTCGGCTATCTATGAGCAACTGGGTCGGAGGGTCAGTTTTCAACGTTGTACGGACCCTGCTTTTGGAAAGTTTAAAAGAACCTTGCAAAGATGGTTCGGAAGGTAA
- a CDS encoding transposase → MRGGLQKVIAYLDRENLWQRIDDVYSVAELTIPLPKWAKARRFVFIRQDLEPVTGQLYIQHPDFYKYQAIVTNIPAEDMPTIEVWRFYNQRGTCELWIEELKDGFAVEEASQHTFLRNEAYMLVKAIAYNLLLWFKEVTLPEAIKRYQAETIRHKILCIPGNIVGNGRYRHIRLAANKWLGMVVNAIKTNLEKFLYVVVEKLYPLRC, encoded by the coding sequence TTGCGTGGGGGACTGCAAAAAGTCATTGCTTATCTTGACCGTGAAAACCTGTGGCAAAGAATAGATGACGTCTACAGCGTCGCCGAATTAACCATTCCCTTGCCCAAGTGGGCTAAAGCCAGGCGTTTTGTTTTCATCCGCCAGGATTTAGAGCCGGTAACTGGGCAACTCTATATCCAGCATCCCGATTTTTACAAGTACCAGGCCATTGTTACTAACATCCCGGCCGAAGATATGCCGACCATCGAGGTGTGGCGCTTCTACAATCAGCGAGGAACCTGTGAACTATGGATCGAAGAACTAAAAGATGGTTTTGCGGTCGAAGAAGCCAGCCAGCATACCTTCTTACGTAACGAAGCCTATATGCTGGTCAAGGCAATTGCCTACAATCTATTGCTCTGGTTTAAAGAAGTGACCTTGCCTGAGGCCATCAAAAGATACCAGGCGGAAACCATCAGGCATAAAATCCTCTGTATACCAGGCAACATTGTCGGTAACGGCCGCTACCGGCATATTCGCCTGGCGGCTAATAAATGGTTGGGAATGGTAGTAAACGCAATTAAAACGAACCTCGAAAAGTTCTTGTATGTGGTAGTCGAGAAGCTTTATCCGTTACGATGCTGA
- a CDS encoding transposase, which produces MMVQQESSHRQAPPLLRSERRKIELEKRRLQKKISRYNLPTTFDNHTVTRFANFGLIEAFKQAIGFKNIIRNTLTMRKAPNSKYQPPEMLDFLIDAQILGLSRFEHTQCIRNEQGYAKIKGIDDFPEETGFRRLLAAMQENSLEELRSIDQQLREMRSKTVPPREIWLDIDDTVITLHGSQEGGAIGYNPRYHGRPSLKAKVAFIAETAELLNLKAYNGKIHSNGGFLNFFQDTEQRLPRNYVLKGVRLDKGFFDEKTSITSRNRLTSMSARPLCVGDCKKSLLILTVKTCGKE; this is translated from the coding sequence CGCCGATTACAGAAGAAAATTAGCCGTTATAACCTGCCAACAACCTTTGATAACCATACAGTCACCAGGTTTGCTAATTTTGGTCTGATAGAAGCCTTTAAGCAGGCCATAGGTTTTAAGAACATAATCCGTAACACCTTAACGATGCGCAAAGCGCCTAACAGTAAATATCAGCCCCCGGAAATGCTGGATTTTCTGATCGATGCCCAGATATTAGGGTTATCCCGCTTTGAACATACGCAGTGTATAAGGAATGAACAGGGTTACGCTAAAATCAAGGGTATTGACGATTTCCCTGAGGAAACGGGTTTTAGGCGTCTGCTGGCTGCCATGCAGGAAAATTCCCTGGAAGAGCTACGCTCTATTGATCAGCAGCTACGGGAAATGCGCTCTAAAACAGTACCACCCAGGGAGATATGGTTAGATATTGACGACACCGTTATCACTTTGCATGGTTCCCAGGAAGGCGGGGCGATAGGCTACAATCCCCGTTATCATGGCCGCCCTTCCCTGAAGGCTAAAGTCGCCTTTATAGCCGAAACCGCTGAACTGCTTAATCTCAAGGCCTATAATGGTAAAATCCATAGCAACGGTGGTTTTCTAAACTTCTTTCAGGATACGGAGCAGAGATTGCCAAGGAATTACGTTTTAAAGGGAGTACGCCTGGATAAAGGTTTCTTTGACGAAAAAACTTCGATTACTTCGAGGAACAGACTTACCTCTATGTCTGCAAGGCCCCTTTGCGTGGGGGACTGCAAAAAGTCATTGCTTATCTTGACCGTGAAAACCTGTGGCAAAGAATAG